The proteins below are encoded in one region of Chroococcidiopsis sp. SAG 2025:
- a CDS encoding XisI protein yields MAVEQYRTYIQQLLGQHARHQAASGEVEAQTIFDPQNDRYLLAHVGWHGSHRIYGCVLHLEIKDGKIWIQQDGTEVGIANELIELGVPKEDLVLGFQSPFMRKFTEFAVS; encoded by the coding sequence ATGGCAGTAGAGCAGTACCGCACCTATATTCAACAGCTTCTTGGGCAACACGCTCGGCATCAAGCAGCTAGCGGTGAAGTTGAAGCGCAAACAATTTTTGATCCACAGAACGATCGTTACCTTCTAGCTCATGTTGGCTGGCATGGCAGTCATCGCATTTATGGATGCGTTTTACACCTTGAGATTAAAGATGGAAAAATTTGGATACAGCAGGATGGTACAGAAGTGGGCATTGCCAACGAACTCATCGAACTTGGCGTTCCCAAAGAAGATCTCGTGCTGGGGTTTCAATCACCATTCATGCGAAAGTTCACGGAATTTGCCGTTAGTTAA
- a CDS encoding tyrosine-type recombinase/integrase → MKLSLPTMSQLSSDDSILPIVILPLDGGRQQEQLRSEQKDTLADLRHWQIEEFLRQTGKAQNTQRSYRQQLKKFARWCNKSWLDVTASDLGKYRIQLKQQGLKPTSINHALDTLRSFYQWLRRSNGFPVNQPLPTDAIGKERVEEPQALDVDKDDMAEIWHFLEGERPTCIRDRAIVAILSHGLRASELSALDVKHWNGKRLLVHRSKGQNVSEVPLSREARQHLEAYLEWRRSVEGIFTPMSDRPMFVRQDPKHCGERLGYNGLYKMVKKVAASATVEELKPHHFRHSFGNTITRAGVDPLYGKELMGIKTDKVYRRYTQGSLKAAAAQAYLRAIGEDEGDDQI, encoded by the coding sequence GTGAAGTTATCTTTACCTACTATGAGCCAGCTTTCCTCTGACGACTCGATTCTGCCCATCGTTATCCTTCCCCTTGACGGCGGACGACAGCAGGAGCAACTGAGATCGGAGCAGAAAGACACTCTGGCGGACTTGCGCCATTGGCAAATTGAAGAGTTTTTGCGGCAGACGGGGAAGGCACAGAATACGCAGCGCTCTTATCGACAGCAACTGAAAAAATTTGCCCGCTGGTGCAACAAGTCTTGGCTGGATGTAACCGCTAGCGATCTTGGTAAGTATCGCATCCAACTGAAGCAACAGGGGCTAAAGCCTACCTCGATCAACCACGCGCTCGACACTTTGCGCTCGTTTTACCAATGGCTGCGGCGCAGTAACGGTTTCCCAGTCAACCAACCTCTCCCGACTGATGCGATTGGCAAAGAACGGGTTGAAGAGCCACAAGCCCTGGACGTTGACAAGGATGACATGGCTGAGATTTGGCACTTCCTAGAGGGCGAGCGACCGACCTGCATTCGCGATCGGGCGATCGTGGCGATTCTCTCTCACGGGTTAAGGGCTTCTGAATTATCAGCCTTGGATGTCAAGCACTGGAATGGCAAGAGATTGCTCGTACATCGTTCCAAGGGGCAGAACGTCAGCGAAGTCCCTTTGAGCCGAGAGGCAAGACAGCACCTAGAAGCTTATTTGGAATGGCGGCGCTCTGTTGAGGGAATATTTACTCCCATGAGCGATCGCCCTATGTTTGTGCGCCAAGACCCCAAGCATTGCGGAGAGCGATTGGGATACAACGGACTCTACAAAATGGTGAAGAAAGTGGCGGCGAGCGCGACGGTGGAGGAGCTAAAACCGCACCATTTTCGGCATTCTTTTGGCAACACGATTACACGAGCGGGTGTCGATCCTCTCTACGGAAAGGAGTTGATGGGAATTAAGACGGATAAGGTCTACAGGCGCTATACGCAGGGATCGTTAAAAGCTGCCGCTGCCCAGGCTTACTTAAGGGCAATCGGTGAAGATGAAGGAGATGACCAAATCTAG
- a CDS encoding element excision factor XisH family protein translates to MARDAFHAIVRVALERQGWSITHDPYSLRVGGVEMFVDLGAERLLAAEREGRKIAVEVKSFLAPSRISEFYVALGQFLTYRLGLQQQEPERILYLAIPLEVYETFFSLELVEAAIGQYQVNLIVYSPETEEIQTWQ, encoded by the coding sequence GTGGCTAGAGATGCCTTTCACGCTATTGTTAGAGTGGCCCTTGAGAGACAAGGATGGAGTATCACTCACGATCCCTACTCCCTACGAGTTGGTGGGGTAGAAATGTTTGTTGACCTGGGGGCAGAAAGACTGCTTGCCGCCGAAAGAGAGGGCAGAAAGATTGCCGTTGAAGTTAAAAGTTTCCTTGCTCCCTCTAGAATTTCTGAATTCTATGTAGCTTTGGGGCAATTTCTCACCTATCGCTTAGGCTTACAGCAACAGGAGCCAGAGCGTATTTTGTACTTGGCAATTCCTTTGGAAGTTTACGAAACCTTTTTTTCACTTGAGTTGGTAGAAGCTGCAATTGGGCAATATCAAGTCAATTTGATTGTTTATAGTCCAGAGACTGAGGAGATTCAAACATGGCAGTAG